In a single window of the Platichthys flesus chromosome 5, fPlaFle2.1, whole genome shotgun sequence genome:
- the si:ch211-243a20.3 gene encoding uncharacterized protein si:ch211-243a20.3, translated as MAPPSLLMLLMVVAVVTGASSDDWENELDYGSWNYREGADSVNVASVRSVTRVLDAWGKRIFNEIKTMLHSQPNALLPDYSRVRPLSESVNDLFREVSLLHRRITELSHRLATLEPFLRHHGYREAGVEGGGRALAPAPEGLRGGVASLGRGTPRTTMRGSPPRGSRVVRRRRVRVLQSGEVKLIQSDR; from the exons AtggctcctccctctctgttgaTGTTGCTGATGGTGGTCGCCGTGGTAACTGGGGCCAGCTCGGACGACTGGGAGAATGAACTGGATTATGGGAGCTGGAACTACAGAGAGGGAG CTGACAGTGTGAATGTGGCCTCAGTGCGCAGTGTGACCCGCGTGTTGGATGCCTGGGGAAAACGCATCTTCAACGAGATCAAGACTATGCTGCACTCACAGCCCAATGCACTGTTACCAGACTATTCCAG GGTGCGCCCTCTGTCCGAGTCCGTGAACGACCTGTTCAGAGAAGTCTCCCTGCTGCACCGGCGCATCACCGAGCTCTCTCATCGCCTAGCAACACTGGAGCCCTTCCTCCGTCACCACGGCTACCGGGAggcgggggtggaggggggcgGCCGGGCCCTGGCACCGGCCCCCGAGGGCCTGAGAGGAGGGGTGGCGAGCCTGGGCCGCGGCACCCCGAGGACCACGATGAGGGGAAGTCCCCCGAGGGGGAGCCGggtggtgaggaggagacgggttAGGGTCCTGCAGAGCGGAGAAGTGAAGCTGATCCAGAGcgacagatag